The Aspergillus luchuensis IFO 4308 DNA, chromosome 6, nearly complete sequence genome segment ATAATGTCAGTGGCACCAGTCAAGAGCGGCATCGATACTTCAGTCCTTATATATCAGAGCGAGCGGTCGATAAGCCACGTCCTCTCAAAGTCATATACATCGGCGCCGGTATCTCAGGAATTTTAGCTGCCATCAAATTCCGCCAAGCTGTGCCTAATCTAGATTTGACGATCTACGAGAAGAACCCTGAGCTCGGAGGAACCTGGTACGAGAACAACTATCCTGGTTGCGCTTGTGGTAGGACGACGCTGCTCTttcctccaccctccagTCATGTGAACAGTAATATTGACTTGTTCTACTAGATGTGCCATCCCACAGCTACCAGTTGAGCTTCGAATCATGGACGGGATGGAGCCATTTCTTCTCTGGTGCTGATGAGATATTGGAATACTGGAAGCGAGTGGCGCAGAAGTATGACGTGCGAAAGGATATCAAATTCGAAAACCGATGTGTGGGCGCTCGCTGGAATGACGCGGTAGGAAAGTGGTTCGTGCAGATCTTGGACGAGACGGATCCGAATGGACGGACATTTGAGGATTCTGCGGACGTACTCATGACTGGTACTGGGATGCTGAATGAATGGAGGTGGCCTGCCATTCCGGGATTGCATAAGTTCAAGGGCAAGGTGTTGCATAGCGCCTCTTGGGATAGGAGGTATGACACTGGGGTATGGAAATCTGACAGCCATCTTGCTGCGTTCTATATTGACTTGCAGTATAGGGTAAGCGGGTTGCCGTCATTGGTGCTGGTAGCAGTGGCATACAAATCGTACCTGCCCTTGTGGACAAGGTCAAGCAGATGGACCACTACGTCCGCGGCAAAACTTGGATTTCGAACCAGCACGGCGGTGATCGCTTAGCATCACGCACCAatggaaaaggaggaaaCTTCGCCTATACTGATGAGGAAAAGAGGTCCTGGCAGGCTGACCCGGTATCATACATTCAGTACCGCAAGGAGCTTGAACTGGAGATGCAGACACTCTACGCCAAATCACAGAAGGGGAGCGATCTTCAAAAACTAGCCAAGATCAATTATCAAGCTGACATGAAGCGCCGACTGACGGAGCGGCCTGACCTTTTCACAGTGCTACTGCCTGATTTCCCACCTCTCTGCAAGCGCCTTACACCTGGCCCGGGTTACCTGGAAGCTCTCACTTCGCCCAAGGTAAACGTCATTACAGCGCCTATCACTGCAATTGACgaaactagtattataacTGCCTGTGGCACCCATCGCACCGTTGATGTTATCGTCTGTGCCACTGGCTTCCACATCGGGTCCGGGTTCCCCATAATTGGACGTGACGGGGTCAACCTCCGCGAGAAGTATAGTCAACGTGCTCGTAGCTACCTTGGTCTAGCTACTGACGGGTTCCCAAATTTCTTTCAGTCCTTGGGGCCTAATTCGTTTCAGGGTGCTGGCAATCTCCTGATCATGCTTGAGCAGGTTCATACCTACGTGGGACAGGTCCTTTCCCGGATGGCTTATGATAATATTGGCTTGGTGGAACCGAAGAAGACACAAGTTGACGCATTTACGAAACTATGTGAGGACTATTTCCAACGAACGGTCTACAGTGAAGACTGCGCAAGCTGGTACAAGACCTCGCCGCTGGGAGCCTCTGATGAAGAGCGAAATCGCGGTCGGGTAACCGCCTTGTGGCCGGGAAGCAGCTTGCATTATATCAAAACATTGGAGAAAGTGAGGTGGGAGGACTTTGCGCTACAACCGTATGACGGTAACATttttggttggtttgggaaTGGCTGGACTGTTGctgaacagcaacagcagatTGATGCAGCGGCGATCACGTCGTATTTAGATCATACGGATTTTGTGGATGATGTAGAGATCAGATAGGAGATTCAAAGTACAGTTTCCATTGTTCGAACAGTTTCCATTGTTCGAACAGGTGTATTCCAATCATTTTATGTGGCTGCTCAGTTCGTTATCCACGGCATTGGTCGGGAAGTCTACCCAGTCCAGAATATTATCTTCGTTCAATaaatccaccacctcgaGTAACTGAGAAGGCGTCATGTCCTCTGCCCAATGTGAGGGCAACGCTTCCCCTAATGTCACATCCTCACCCGGCTGTATCTCAGAGGCTCCACTGTGGAGATTCAAACCCTCCTCGAGTTGTGCAGCGATTTGCGAAGATAATGCCATAGACGGTGCTGATTTCAATTTAAGGCAAAGACTGTGTATGTCGGCGAGCTCCCTCTTGTTACTGGCTGCTATCAAGTTTCCTTCGTTTTCTATGTGGTCTAGGAGAGCTGACAGTGCCTTGAAAACTGATGAAGGGCTCTCGATAAGGTTTGGGCAGACTAATGTGGCCATCGTCACAACGAGTCCGGCAGACACTGCGCTTTCTAAGTCAAACGGTAAAAAGCACTCTATTCAAACGGTCAGATTGAATCGCGTGCATGAGCAT includes the following:
- a CDS encoding flavin-containing monooxygenase (COG:Q;~EggNog:ENOG410PUQX;~InterPro:IPR020946,IPR036188;~PFAM:PF07992,PF13450;~go_function: GO:0004499 - N,N-dimethylaniline monooxygenase activity [Evidence IEA];~go_function: GO:0050660 - flavin adenine dinucleotide binding [Evidence IEA];~go_function: GO:0050661 - NADP binding [Evidence IEA];~go_process: GO:0055114 - oxidation-reduction process [Evidence IEA]), with product MAPLMADNEDVKATSATPSLPNNVSGTSQERHRYFSPYISERAVDKPRPLKVIYIGAGISGILAAIKFRQAVPNLDLTIYEKNPELGGTWYENNYPGCACDVPSHSYQLSFESWTGWSHFFSGADEILEYWKRVAQKYDVRKDIKFENRCVGARWNDAVGKWFVQILDETDPNGRTFEDSADVLMTGTGMLNEWRWPAIPGLHKFKGKVLHSASWDRRYDTGGKRVAVIGAGSSGIQIVPALVDKVKQMDHYVRGKTWISNQHGGDRLASRTNGKGGNFAYTDEEKRSWQADPVSYIQYRKELELEMQTLYAKSQKGSDLQKLAKINYQADMKRRLTERPDLFTVLLPDFPPLCKRLTPGPGYLEALTSPKVNVITAPITAIDETSIITACGTHRTVDVIVCATGFHIGSGFPIIGRDGVNLREKYSQRARSYLGLATDGFPNFFQSLGPNSFQGAGNLLIMLEQVHTYVGQVLSRMAYDNIGLVEPKKTQVDAFTKLCEDYFQRTVYSEDCASWYKTSPLGASDEERNRGRVTALWPGSSLHYIKTLEKVRWEDFALQPYDGNIFGWFGNGWTVAEQQQQIDAAAITSYLDHTDFVDDVEIR